A genomic window from Gracilinanus agilis isolate LMUSP501 chromosome X, AgileGrace, whole genome shotgun sequence includes:
- the LOC123253531 gene encoding ras-related protein Rab-2A-like, whose translation MSYAYLFKFIIIGDTGVGKSCLLLQFTDKRFQPVHDLTIGVEFGARFITIDDKQIKLQIWDTAGQETFRSITRSYYRGAAGALLMYDITQRNTFNHLTTWLEDVLQHSSSNMVVMLIGNKSDLETRREVKKEEGEAFAREHGLIFMETSARTSTNVEEAFIDTAKEIYSKIQEGIFDMSNEANGIKIGVQHSLTTALNAGNQRGWHSRGGCC comes from the coding sequence ATGTCATACGCCTATCTATTCAAGTTCATCATCATTGGAGATACTGGCGTGGGCAAATCATGCCTATTGCTACAGTTTACAGACAAGAGATTCCAACCAGTACATGACCTGACCATTGGTGTGGAATTTGGGGCCCGATTCATAACCATTGATGACAAACAGATCAAGCTCCAGATCTGGGATACAGCCGGGCAAGAAACTTTTCGTTCCATCACAAGATCCTATTACCGTGGAGCTGCTGGGGCCCTGCTGATGTATGACATTACCCAGAGAAATACGTTCAATCACCTGACAACTTGGCTGGAAGATGTCCTTCAGCATTCCAGCTCCAACATGGTAGTCATGCTCATTGGCAACAAAAGTGATTTGGAGACCAGAcgagaagtaaagaaggaagaaggagaagctTTTGCCAGAGAACATGGGCTAATCTTCATGGAAACCTCAGCAAGGACTTCCACCAACGTAGAAGAAGCCTTTATTGATACAGCCAAGGAAATTTATAGTAAGATCCAAGAAGGAATCTTTGATATGAGCAATGAGGCCAATGGTATTAAGATAGGTGTACAGCATTCCCTGACTACTGCTCTGAATGCAGGAAACCAACGAGGATGGCATTCTAGGGGAGGCTGTTGTTAA